In Podospora pseudopauciseta strain CBS 411.78 chromosome 3, whole genome shotgun sequence, one genomic interval encodes:
- a CDS encoding hypothetical protein (COG:S; EggNog:ENOG503P4GN), which translates to MASAQDVLISLPVDILIDIISCLDPVSLIALSQTSKGLRDFINPIEHDFQQRLLALELLPKNGGPELDDYPGYPFRQPKFYLLHETIPQMTNRGRDWWASSWYACFGCMKLLSNAMFDDSELFNTATRKPWMRSSEVQKMALTDWKLATTTESRLSSIQRRAEQDREPTEQYRQQYQTSFHWNKAVNRELNDDEDVEEVRRKHENCIEETNPHIVGKARHERRCVECKFQRNLYRDRPAHQLFVVTPMPQSFSPERTWVWGWASTGCSPVSCQKYWYHPT; encoded by the coding sequence ATGGCTTCTGCTCAGGACGTCTTAATCTCCCTCCCAGTGGATATTCTCATCGACATTATTTCCTGCCTCGATCCCGTTTCTCTCATCGCCCTTTCTCAAACCTCCAAGGGCCTTCGCGACTTTATCAACCCTATTGAACATGACTTTCAACAGCGCCTACTCGCTCTCGAACTTCTTCCCAAGAATGGTGGCCCGGAGCTGGACGACTACCCAGGCTACCCATTTCGGCAACCGAAATTTTATCTTTTACACGAGACCATACCACAGATGACAAACCGTGGCCGGGACTGGTGGGCTAGCAGCTGGTACGCTTGTTTCGGTTGCATGAAACTTCTCTCGAATGCCATGTTTGATGACAGTGAGTTGTTCAACACAGCCACAAGGAAACCTTGGATGAGAAGTTCCGAAGTGCAGAAGATGGCCCTCACAGATTGGAAACTTGCAACCACAACAGAGAGCAGGCTCTCATCGATTCAGAGGCGAGCGGAGCAAGACAGAGAACCCACCGAGCAGTACCGGCAGCAGTATCAGACGTCCTTCCACTGGAACAAAGCAGTGAACAGGGAACTGAATGATGACGAAGATGTAGAGGAAGTTCGCAGGAAGCACGAAAACTGCATTGAAGAGACAAACCCTCACATCGTCGGCAAGGCTCGTCACGAACGGAGGTGCGTGGAGTGTAAGTTCCAGCGCAACCTCTACCGTGACCGCCCTGCCCATCAGCTTTTTGTGGTAACACCGATGCCCCAATCATTTTCTCCCGAACGGACgtgggtttggggttgggctTCAACAGGCTGTTCCCCGGTCTCTTGCCAAAAGTATTGGTACCACCCAACTTGA
- a CDS encoding hypothetical protein (COG:L; EggNog:ENOG50KOG0508), which produces MAEIPARTWMDKEGEMDRSRLMDMSYEQWITTCASPELERIQGSITGRRGSTSRTGCTARLPQRSTGRYGTPLAVASARGHGAIVQLLLDAGADITFEQKWGSSSEIASLYGSPLELASYYGHSHIVEILLKRLEAEMDLTHQPTKNQYIRAALHQASEQGHEEVVRQLLDAGADMESLGNRYQATALQIASSRGHVSIVKALLNNNANVNAHGTRHCTALRAACRHGHVDVAQLLLHHGAIVDFPPETWFSQEIRTLLQTSGNRSAPGPCTGPTTEPSLTPEQHIPGELRFDNLSWLAKHGFDITPLVDTMKSNGWPRRNPRWQPSNLSHPPDHYKVVARGEERRRRRHEEEVLKRIRNWTAGLTNVEAPTKYHLKQKRQRVERKIESCCGCLLCVFDKQAHESFEGRVQAYNTELADPVAFTLKQMRDRCLSEERVRLEADVK; this is translated from the exons ATGGCAGAAATCCCCGCTCGGACCTGGATGGACAAGGAAGGGGAGATGGACCGATCACGGTTGATGGACATGTCTTACGAGCAGTGGATCACGACTTGTGCGAGCCCCGAG CTGGAGCGCATACAAGGCAGCATCACGGGGCGAAGAGGGTCAACTTCGCGTACTGGTTGCACGGCGCGCCTCCCTCAACGCTCCACGGGGAGATATGGCACTCCTTTGGCGGTAGCATCAGCGAGAGGCCACGGTGCGATTGTCCAGTTGCTGCTAGATGCAGGGGCTGACATCACGTTTGAACAAAAATGGGGTTCCTCCTCTGAAATCGCAAGCTTGTATGGTTCTCCTCTAGAACTTGCGTCCTACTACGGCCACAGCCATATCGTGGAGATTCTTCTCAAAAGGCTGGAGGCGGAAATGGATTtaacccaccaaccaacaaaaaACCAATACATCCGGGCCGCACTCCATCAAGCATCTGAGCAGGGACATGAAGAAGTTGTGCGTCAGTTGCTCGACGCAGGAGCAGACATGGAATCTCTCGGAAATCGTTATCAGGCGACCGCGCTGCAGATAGCCTCTTCCCGCGGTCACGTCAGCATAGTTAAAGcactcctcaacaacaacgccaacGTCAACGCCCACGGAACACGACATTGCACCGCACTACGCGCAGCATGCAGACACGGCCACGTTGATGTagcccagctcctcctccaccacggcGCCATTGTCGATTTCCCGCCAGAGACGTGGTTTAGCCAAGAAATCCGCACGCTCCTCCAAACAAGCGGCAATAGATCAGCACCTGGACCGTGTACAGGCCCAACGACAGAACCAAGCTTAACACCAGAACAACACATTCCTGGAGAACTCCGCTTCGACAATCTAAGCTGGCTGGCGAAGCACGGATTCGACATAACTCCGCTGGTTGACACCATGAAGAGCAACGGATGGCCGAGACGAAACCCTCGGTGGCAACCGTCGAATTTATCCCATCCCCCTGACCACTACAAGGTAGTGGCtcggggggaggagaggaggagacgacGGCACGAAGAGGAAGTCTTGAAGCGAATCAGGAATTGGACGGCGGGTTTGACGAACGTAGAAGCGCCGACAAAGTATCACCTCAAGCAAAAGCGACAGCGTGTTGAGAGGAAAATTGAGAGCTGTTGTGGGTGTTTGCTCTGCGTCTTCGACAAGCAGGCTCACGAGTCGTTTGAGGGGAGGGTACAGGCGTATAATACAGAGCTTGCTGATCCGGTTGCTTTTACGCTGAAGCAGATGAGGGATCGATGTCTGAGCGAGGAGAGAGTAAGGCTTGAGGCAGACGTTAAGTAG